In a genomic window of Clavelina lepadiformis chromosome 7, kaClaLepa1.1, whole genome shotgun sequence:
- the LOC143465332 gene encoding calcium-activated chloride channel regulator 1-like, with translation MNMISYLLITFLSIFTCAQALSSSVKLVDNKYEGLVIGINPKLPEDPDIIEGIRQIMSDASKVLWKATNNRASFGEITILVPKTWTAGSYYAALNETYDDADILVAPANPKYGDSPYTMQYGECGVPAEHIHITRDFILNDDVVANYGPKGKTMIHEWAHLRWGVYDESVTEGYDPFYFSPTTLDPQATRCPASLRGINVVVVNETFARDCQYDEDKDWLPEEDCIFVVDVNQPPSLNASLMAYQFMDDVVAFCHDDESDPDNQHNTEAPNEHNRLCNQRSVWDVMLSSVDFKNNANLPVSESVDITPTFRVIQAQKIRFVLALDTSGSMGGLRYENMITAASTIIQTCMSYGSALGIVEFSSTAQQLSELKIINSQDDREYLLERLPMGTAGSTCIGCGILTALNVLENFGNAAGGHVIILTDSEENEATTTDDVFSTVLDKKVVVDSLFFGDFVNKELEDLTKATNGIISTSPVDNLESLIQSFIALAQSKDGDVYDKLFQVYSNTHYMGSSDFAAGLATIDSTIGKDTSFTFTWSQYAVPPLVTITDPTGSKYCSANTSLGCSHVGVTTKPDIKTIVFEIPDTAKAGNWYYEIRTDSHTEIVNVLVTTKAADENIPPIFVESSISASDAIPGTPVVVNAKVTIDYEPVLGAVVQAQVTSVNNMQVYILDLFDDGAAPDVRKNDGVYSRYFTKYSISGQYSVQINVKGMGKDSAPVEDFRSSLGSPATFDYGYANFDGDAVLNPASPDHVTSTKPKATTTADIDAFARIDTAGTFFFSKPINETDADLYPPSRVIDLKVKQIDPLDVTQGVQLTFTSPGDDYDSGTADFYEIRYTYDQPSALSSSFSNEIPITSANLVSGDLLTPSVAKSAETFVVDLNDIPSDRDLLIVAFALRATDNAGNVAEVSNIAMMNLFLKPPEVSCTDDQGRPVNTEPFEKKKQCKTFYQCSNGQLFTKHCASESVFNPIRGVCDQPENVPACTTGAYVEDNAEPTNIPQSKPTCVSDDGLPLTTQFFPKEGDCLHYYQCVAGVLMEYTCPTGLLFNEVIQICDWPENVPDC, from the exons ATGAATATGATTTCTTATCTGCTGATAACTTTTCTGTCAATCTTTACTTGCGCTCAGGCACTCTCAAGCTCTGTAAAGTTGGTTGACAACAAATATGAGGGTTTAGTGATTGGAATCAACCCAAAACTACCAGAAGATCCTGATATAATAGAAGGCATTAGG cAAATTATGTCCGATGCCTCAAAGGTTCTGTGGAAAGCCACAAACAACCGTGCTTCTTTCGGAGAAATTACAATCCTTGTTCCAAAAACTTGGACTGCTGGCAGCTACTATGCGGCGTTAAATGAAACTTATGATGAT GCCGATATTCTTGTTGCTCCTGCAAACCCAAAGTACGGTGATTCACCTTACACAATGCAATATGGAGAATGTGGTGTCCCGGCAGAGCACATTCATATCACTCGTGACTTCATTCTCAATGATGACGTTGTCGCAAACTACGGCCCAAAAG GTAAAACTATGATTCATGAGTGGGCGCACTTGAGATGGGGAGTTTATGATGAAAGCGTCACTGAAGGTTACGATccgttttatttttcgccaacAACGTTGGATCCTCAAGCAACCAG ATGTCCAGCTTCTTTAAGAGGAATCAacgttgttgttgttaacGAAACGTTTGCGAGAGATTGCCAATATGACGAGGACAAGGATTGGCTACCAGAAGAAGATTGCATTTTTGTCGTGGATGTGAACCAGCCTCCATCTTTAAATGCCTCTCTCATGGCCTATCAGTTTATGGACGAC GTCGTCGCGTTTTGCCATGACGACGAGAGCGACCCAGACAACCAGCATAATACCGAAGCACCGAACGAGCACAACCGACTTTGCAATCAGCGGAGTGTTTGGGACGTCATGTTGTCCTCAGTTGATTTCAAAAACAACGCTAACCTACCAGTTTCTGAGTCGGTCGATATTACACCAACATTCCGTGTAATCCAAGCCCAGAAAATACGGTTTGTTTTGGCGTTGGACACCTCTGGAAGTATGGGCGGG CTGAGATATGAAAATATGATAACTGCTGCATCAACAATCATTCAAACTTGCATGAGTTACGGAAGCGCGCTTGGCATCGTCGAGTTTTCTTCTACTGCGCAACAGCTTagtgaattgaaaataataaactcTCAAGATGACCGAGAATACTTGCTTGAACGACTTCCTATGGGAACGGCTGGATCGACGTGCATTGGCTGTGGAATACTTACAGCTTTAAAC GTTTTGGAAAACTTTGGAAATGCGGCTGGCGGTCATGTGATTATCTTAACGGACAGTGAGGAAAACGAAGCCACGACGACAGACGATGTGTTTTCTACCGTCTTGGACAAG AAAGTGGTGGTGGactctttattttttggagaTTTCGTGAACAAAGAATTAGAAGATTTGACAAAAGCAACAAACGGCATAATATCCACTTCTCCAGTGGATAACCTGGAAAGTCTAATTCAATCATTTATTGCTTTGGCGCAGTCAAAGGATGGGGATGTTTACGACAAACTCTTTCAG GTATATAGCAACACGCATTACATGGGTTCAAGCGACTTTGCCGCCGGACTTGCCACCATAGATTCAACAATAGGCAAAGATACATCTTTTACTTTCACGTGGTCTCAGTATGCAGTTCCACCACTTGTAACGATTACAGATCCGACTGGCAGTAAATACTGCTCCGCCAATACATCCCTAGGTTGCAGTCATGTTGGTGTAACAACGAAACCGGATATTAAAACCATAGTTTTTGAAATTCCTGATACAGCTAAG GCTGGAAATTGGTATTATGAAATAAGAACAGATAGTCACACAGAAATAGTCAACGTGTTGGTGACAACTAAAGCCGCAGATGAAAACATTCCTCCAATCTTTGTGGAATCTTCTATTTCAGCGAGTGATGCAATCCCTGGAACTCCTGTAGTAGTAAATGCAAAG GTTACGATCGATTACGAACCGGTTTTAGGAGCAGTTGTTCAAGCACAAGTTACATCTGTAAACAACATGCAAGTTTACATACTAGACCTATTCGATGACGGCGCAG CACCGGATGTAAGGAAAAACGACGGAGTGTATTCACGTTACTTTACCAAGTACAGCATTTCCGGCCAGTACTCTGTGCAG ATAAACGTCAAGGGTATGGGTAAAGATTCTGCCCCTGTTGAGGATTTTCGGTCATCATTGGGATCACCGGCAACATTTGACTATGGATATGCCAACTTTGACG GCGACGCCGTTTTAAATCCTGCCTCACCAGACCACGTGACATCTACTAAACCTAAAGCAACCACCACTGCAGATATTGACGCCTTTGCAAGGATTGATACTGCAGGAACATTCTTCTTTAGCAA GCCTATCAATGAAACTGATGCTGATCTATACCCACCAAGCAGAGTGATCGACCTCAAAGTGAAGCAGATTGATCCCCTGGATGTAACTCAAGGAGTCCAGCTGACATTTACCTCACCGGGAGATGATTACGACTCAGGAACGG cCGACTTCTACGAAATTCGCTACACCTACGATCAGCCGAGCGCTCTTTCCTCCTCATTTTCCAACGAAATTCCAATAACAAGCGCAAATCTCGTATCGGGCGATTTATTGACTCCGAGTGTTGCTAAAAGTGCGGAAACTTTTGTGGTTGATCTCAACGATATCCCATCAGACCGAGACCTTCTCAT AGTAGCCTTTGCTCTCCGCGCTACTGACAATGCTGGTAACGTTGCCGAAGTTTCAAACATTGCAATGATGAACCTCTTTCTAAAACCACCTGAGGTTTCATGTACTGACGATCAAGGAAGGCCGGTGAACACAGaaccttttgaaaaaaagaagCAATGCAAGACATTTTATCAG tgttCTAATGGTCAACTATTCACCAAGCACTGCGCTTCCGAGTCCGTGTTTAACCCTATCCGCGGTGTTTGCGATCAACCAGAAAACGTGCCTGCTTGTACTACTGGGGCCTATGTTGAAGACAATGCAGAACCAACTAATATCCCTCAGTCCAAAC CCACATGCGTAAGTGATGATGGTCTGCCTCTGACGACACAGTTCTTTCCCAAAGAAGGCGATTGCTTGCATTATTATCAATGTGTGGCAG GGGTTCTGATGGAATATACTTGCCCGACGGGGTTGTTGTTCAACGAAGTAATTCAAATATGTGATTGGCCAGAAAACGTTCCAGATTGCTAA
- the LOC143465824 gene encoding uncharacterized protein LOC143465824, with translation MAAQLLHILLFVLVAYKPLLSGATYETEQSGTLTLPSSSSGTLKVYVTFPNSPAGFLNVPNVYCWVRYSGEYFRTQVSDVTLEGFSVQVTRYNGNSGWDGSPTLYWSAQIQDQIIVKTIGSYSSNSYSSRINFSEHYDAPPAVKAWSRAVPPYTFSVSVTSVDTSGFYYNIKRTDSSSGWDQSINLYWTIKEIPLSVIEMSQKLGEAPVTTTYSIPAPVWATYPTATEIAPNIIDITGREIHLSIAYQLLANNTQWKFPVTQTLQSESFLELSVRGDTVYLDQNVNFKGLRKLTVKARKFVSNGKTLTLEASKVCASISGSNCQQLGKAYDMTDGQNGKDGVSSPSVEIYLHNLQGNANIISKASEGVKGENGGNGRSGQDNEYQSPNLNPESSCKSACGPLFGEKHYKGPAGPNGGNGYDGYKCGLSGNGGSAESVTLFSENVSGYVSLTQLSGEGGVPAEHGYAGRGGFGGPGGCGSECHNYLICVLIICWPQCIGKDQNCGSDRGSPGIPGQPGMDGFLYYPSPVMGEYGAVRQSALRQVASVKNWFVDEIDLLELIQRHAETLFQRNNNDEAYEVFSFLLSVSKEGSDLHNEVSVRMNMITEGFDYYGNTKNYAPDRDWADLSEKTDALLAEGQKLEDAYNDVMNEIQDISLVSNTMQLVITGAVNMADQELEYNQIDLENQKNLYVRSVWDIESTMGSEMQQINELLPLAIKMQMAADKAEMMKGFGGLIGGMAGCVTGLLFGNYASAIGGVRKVKKSLDQDPTCKTPTVDEASAAIDDKLDFGYAYDAIDPEDLDFTEMNASAVPLIMLSDLNKNKAALADELMCVLEDPASQYAVDLNRLINNYFTDAAARIGLINKIMNIDVQLKSISFNRDLLAQAQNAVDIAVESTEESLPMDVKKNFADLLFSLYQTQENLIMRAMYELSKAYQFESLWEFDILDKYSSTFSDQALVSNLGTLEGMVQLSYIRQELENDREFFKDKISSLAGPSSHVYTPFWEFNEVNSPDLIASLQTNGEFSMQLMVDPDDPSVGGCDSCYNARLLSFYVELSGAAQPSAVPSKIYIKVAHLGDSSFMLPLVNGQKAIELLQQTPEDVDAGHIMSFDLSNPILSVADPALAVDFLKTEHKFCENSDDFFGSKPCKSPYATYIIKIPRDKNQDCSLDPNYQVSGSNCKELDFTKFDTVRVYEKVKSWSGYPVQPSAEEMKRLISKSKEAE, from the exons GCTCATACAGTTCCAATTCCTATTCGTCGAGAATCAACTTCTCGGAGCATTATGATGCGCCTCCTGCGGTAAAAGCATGGTCGCGTGCCGTACCTCCGTATAC GTTTTCCGTCTCCGTCACTAGTGTCGACACAAGCGGCTTTTATTATAACATTAAGCGAACCGATAGCTCATCTGGCTGGGATCAAAGCATTAATTTATATTGGACTATAAAAGAGATTCCTCTATCCGTGATAG AAATGTCTCAGAAGCTCGGAGAAGCCCCAGTGACAACCACTTACAGCATTCCTGCTCCGGTCTGGGCTACTTACCCAACAGCCACGGAGATTGCTCCCAATATAATTGACATCACAGGAAGAGAAATTCATTTAAGTATAGCTTATCAACTTTTAGCAAACAACACCCAATG GAAGTTCCCAGTTACACAGACTCTGCAGAGTGAGTCGTTTCTCGAATTATCCGTACGAGGTGATACTGTTTACTTGGACCaaaatgttaactttaaagGATTGAGAAAATTAACTGTAAAAGCAAGAAAGTTTGTTTCAAATGGAAAAACATTAACTCTTGAG GCGTCAAAGGTTTGTGCTAGTATCTCGGGTTCGAATTGTCAGCAACTTGGCAAAGCTTATGACATGACAGATGGACAAAACGGAAAAGATGGAGTGTCTAGTCCCAGCGTAGAAATATACTTGCACAATTTGCAAGGAAACGCCAACATTATTAGCAAA GCGTCCGAGGGCGTTAAAGGTGAAAACGGCGGCAATGGTCGTAGTGGGCAGGACAACGAATATCAAAGTCCGAATCTAAATCCAGAATCGTCTTGCAAATCAGCATGCGGACCTTTATTTGGAGAAAAGCATTACAAAG GCCCTGCTGGACCAAATGGCGGCAATGGATATGATGGTTACAAATGTGGATTATCAGGGAATGGCGGTTCAGCAGAAAGCGTAACTCTTTTCAGTGAAAATGTATCAGGTTACGTCAGTCTAACCCAGCTGTCTGGAGAGGGCGGCGTACCTGCGGAACACGGCTATGCGGGACGAGGAGG ATTTGGTGGACCTGGTGGCTGTGGCAGTGAGTGTCACAATTACTTGATTTGTGTTCTCATTATTTGTTGGCCGCAGTGTATTGGAAAGGACCAGAACTGCGGAAGCGACCGAGGTAGCCCTGGCATCCCAGGTCAACCGGGGATGGATGGATTTTTGTACTACCCGTCTCCTGTGAtg GGAGAATACGGTGCCGTCCGGCAATCCGCCTTGCGGCAAGTGGCAAGTGTTAAAAATTGGTTTGTAGATGAAATCGATTTGCTGGAACTGATACAACGTCATGCCGAAACATTGTTTCAAAGAAACAATAACGATGAAGCCTATGAGGTGTTTTCGTTCCTGCTATCCGTGAGTAAGGAAGGCTCCGACTTACACAATGAG GTGTCAGTGAGAATGAACATGATCACTGAAGGCTTTGATTATTACGgcaacacaaaaaattacGCTCCAGACCGTGATTGGGCGGATCTTAGCGAAAAAACGGATGCTCTTCTTGCGGAAGGACAAAAGTTAGAGGATGCGTACAATGATGTCATGAATGAA ATACAAGACATCAGTTTAGTTAGTAACACAATGCAATTAGTAATTACTGGAGCTGTTAACATGGCCGATCAAGAATTAGAATATAATCAAATTGACCTTGAAAATCAAAAGAACCTATATGTTAGATCTGTGTGGGATATTGAGAGCACAATGGGAAGTGAAATGCAGCAAATTAACGAACTTCTTCCATTGGCTATAAAAATGCAA ATGGCGGCAGATAAAGCTGAAATGATGAAAGGATTCGGCGGGTTGATTGGGGGAATGGCGGGATGCGTGACAGGGTTACTTTTCGGAAATTATGCATCCGCTATTGGTGGAGTCCGCAAG GTTAAAAAATCTTTAGATCAAGACCCAACATGCAAAACACCTACTGTCGATGAAGCTTCAGCAGCAATCGATGATAA ACTTGACTTTGGGTATGCCTATGATGCAATTGATCCAGAAGACTTAGATTTCACAGAAATGAACGCTTCCGCTGTACCACTAATCATGTTAAGTGATCTCAATAAAAACAAGGCTGCTTTGGCTGATGAACTGATGTGCGTGTTGGAAGATCCTGCTAGTCAATAT GCAGTAGATTTGAATAGATTGATCAACAACTACTTCACCGACGCTGCCGCACGCATTGGTctcataaataaaataatgaatatCGATGTTCAGCTGAAG TCAATCTCATTCAATCGCGATCTTCTCGCTCAAGCACAAAACGCTGTTGATATTGCTGTTGAGTCAACTGAAGAAAGCCTGCCAATGGATGTCAAAAAGAACTTCGCTGATCTTCTTTTCAG TTTATACCAGACACAGGAAAACCTTATCATGCGGGCAATGTACGAATTGTCTAAAGCTTATCAGTTTGAAAGTTTGTGGGAGTTTGACATCCTTGATAAGTATAGCAGCACATTTAGTGATCAA GCGCTGGTGTCCAACCTGGGAACATTGGAAGGCATGGTTCAACTCAGCTATATTCGACAAGAACTGGAGAATGACAGAGAGTTTTTCAAGgataaaatttcttctttagcTGGCCCTTCGTCCCATGTTTACACACCCTTTTGGGAATTTAATGAG GTAAACAGCCCGGATTTGATAGCATCTTTGCAAACCAATGGTGAGTTTTCAATGCAACTCATGGTTGATCCAGATGATCCGAGTGTTGGAGGCTGTGACAGTTGTTACAACGCAAGGCTTTTGTCTTTCTACGTTGAATTAAGCGGTGCCGCCCAGCCCAGTGCAGTTCCTTCCAA GATATATATCAAAGTAGCACATCTTGGCGATTCCTCTTTCATGTTGCCACTGGTTAATGGACAAAAAGCAATAGAGCTCCTTCAGCAAACTCCAGAAGACGTTGATGCTGGTCACATAATGTCCTTTGATCTTAGCAATCCTATTTTATCTGTTGCAGATCCAGCATTGGCAGTGGATTTTCTGAAAACT GAGCATAAATTCTGTGAGAATTCCGACGATTTCTTTGGGTCGAAACCATGCAAAAGCCCCTACGCAACGTACATTATAAAAATACCAAGAGATAAAAATCAAGATTGCAGTTTGGATCCAAACTATCAGGTGTCTGGCTCTAACTGCAAGGAACTGGATTTCACAAA GTTTGACACCGTGCGCGTTTATGAAAAAGTGAAATCGTGGAGCGGTTACCCAGTCCAACCAAGTGCGGAAGAAATGAAAAG ACTCATATCCAAGTCGAAAGAAGCGGAATAA